In Candidatus Binatia bacterium, the genomic window GTCCTGGGTGAAGAGGGGAAGCGGGCGTTCGGGCTCGACCACGAACGGTCCGGGGAGATCGTCCTTCTGTCCGAGCCCGATAGCTGGTTCGCGTACTACTTCTGGCAGGATGACGACAAAGCTCCGGACTACGCGCGAATGGTCGAGATCCACCGGAAGCCGGGATTTGACCCGTGCGAGCTCTACATCGATCCGGAGCTGACTCTGCCGTACGCGAAGGTCGGGATGTCGCTCGCCCGCAAGGCCATGGGGTTCCGCTACACGATGGAGGTCACACCACTCGACGCGACGATGGTGAAGGGCTCCCACGGACTCGTGACGCCCGATGCGGATGCGCCGGTCTTCTTCACCTCGGAGCCGCGCTTCCTTCCCTCGTCTTCACTGGCTGCGACCGATGTTCGCGATCGCATCCTCGACCACGTCTTTCAGGATTGAGATGCCCGTCGACGTAAGAACACTGCTCGCGATTTGTCGGGTCAGCAATCTGCCGACCGTGTGGATGAACGTTCTCGCCGCCGCCTTGCTCGCGCAGGCCAGCCCACCTGCTTCCGCGGTCCTCTTCTTGATGGCGGTTCTCTCCTGCTCCTACTGCGGTGGGATGGTTCTAAACGACTACTTCGACCGCGAGCACGATGCGCGCGATCAGCCGTTTCGTCCGATTCCGTCTGGACGGATCCGGAAGGGCCAGGCGCGTCGGCTTGGCACGGGCTTGCTCGCGATGGGGCTCGGCCTGATGGTCTTCGCGCCGAATCCGACCGCGATGGTCCCGGCGACGGCCCTTCTCGCCGCGATTTACGTCTACGATCGCTGGCACAAAGACCTCTCCGCGAGCGTCTTTCTGATGGCCGCAACGCGGACGCTCGTGTTCGTGATCACGGGCTGGGCACTCACGGGCGGTGTTTCCGGCCTCGTCCTCTTCGCGGGTGCGGTCTCCTTCGTGTGGACGCTCTCGGTGACCGTCGTCGCCCGACAGGAGAACGCGCGTGGCGAGCGGTTCGGGTTCCCGGTCATTCCTTGGATGATCGCCGGGATGGCGCTCGTCGACGGAATTCTGCTCGCGATCTTCGTCGGTCCCGGATGGCTGGCCGTCGGCGTCGCGACGATGTTCCTCACCCGTTTCGGGCAGCAGTACGTCCGCGGGGATTGAACACCCGTTCGACTAAGCGTTCCTTGCAAAAGACCGATAGCTGCCGTCCTGGAGGTGGTGACTACGGGTTCTCTGTTCGGAAGGTTTGTGCTGGTCTTTGGGGTTCTGACGCTGGTGGGTTGCAGCGACATGGAGGTGGCAGGCTTGCCGGGCGAGGCCTGCGATCTCTCGTATGATCTCCCGGGGGACATCCCGGGGGACATCCCGGGTGCACTCGTCACGGCATCCCAGTCCGGCTTCGAGCAGTACTCGTGGCAGTCCTTTTTCGCGGTGAACGCGCCGAGGGTCGGCGGTGAAATCTGACTCACGCAGGACAGCCCGAAGCAGTGGAGTTCGTGGTAGTCCACCGTCGATCTGATCGAGTGCAGCCTCGATCCCAGCCAGTGCGTCTGTCCCGGCGACGACTGCCGCGAATCGGGAGCACGCTACTATCCGCCCGAGTGCCGGGAGATTCCCGGGTTCGATTCGTACCGGGCCCTCGCCGAAGTCGGAAAAGCCGACGACGCGTTCCTGGAGGCGACGAGTGGCGGACTGCCCGACTCCCCTGTCCCGCATGGACTCGCGGCTCGCGACCGAGGCGATCTTCGATTCCGGCCTCGGAGATCTCTTCAACATTCGGATCGCCGGCAACGTGGTTTCGGATCAAGGCCACGGCCCGCCCTGCGACAACCTCGGTGCGATCGTCGAACCGATTGCGGTGTCCGTGCGGGCGGAGACCGAGACCTCATCGGACCGAGTCGGAGCGAACGAGGCGTTCGTCCGCAAGGTCACGGTGATGAACGTCCGGCGCTCCATGGAACAGGTGCGGGAGCGCAGTGGTACCCTGCGCAAGCTGATCGACGAGGGAAAGATCCAGCTGGTAGGCGGGATTTACGACGTGTCGACCAGGAAGGTGGAGTTCCTCGACCCCGCCTGACCCCGCCGCCAGGAAGGGACTGGTGTAGTCCGAAACGGGCGTGGTACCGCCTTCCACGGAAGGTATGGCAGATTTGCTCCATAGGGAACTCCCCGCGCGCCTGAACGGACACGGTCAGGAAATCGGCAAGGGGAACGGCCACAGTGCCGCTCTGTCGACCCGGCTCGTCCCGATGATCCAGAACGCGATGCCGCTGCTCGGTGTCGGTCGGCCGTCACCGAACGAGGACGGCGACGTCGAGATTCTCGGTACGACACGTGCGCTGCATCGCTTCGTAGAGGCGCCCGGGGACAGCGGTACCATCGCGTGGCACTTCGTCGAGGCCGGCGAGGGGGAGCCCGTGGTCCTGCTGCACGGCCTCCCGGGCTCCTGGTTCACGTGGCATCGACAGATCGACGACCTGGCGCGCGACCACCGGGTGCTCGCGATCGACCTGAAGGGCTACGGGCAGAGTCAGAAGACCCCAGGCGATTACCGTCCGGAGGGCGTCGCCGAGCAACTCGTTGCCTTGTTCGACGTTCTCGGTCTCGATCGCGTGAATCTCGTCGCGCACGACCAGGGTGCTGTCGTCGCCGACTACCTCGGTGCGGCTCACCCGTTTCGTGTGCGGCGTTACGTCCGTGGACAGCAGCACCTCTACCATTTCAACGAGTCGCTCGCGCAGCAGCAGAAGCTCTTCGCCGATCCGGTCCGCGGGCAGATCCTTCGGGCCCCGGCGCTCCTCGTGGCGGCCCTGTTCGCCGAGCGGAGTCATCATCCCGTTCCGTCCGAGGACCTTCGCCGTACCGCGCGCGAGTGGAGCTACCCGGGCATCGGTACGGCCGTGGCGCGCTACTTCCAGGCGTCGTCGGCTCGCCAGGAATGGGTCGATCGACGCACGCGGCTCATGAGTGACTGGCGGTTCCCGGTCCTCGTTCTTCAGGGTGAGCACGACCCTCGGCAACCGCGCGAGTTCTACGAGGACATCGAGGGGACGATGCCCGATGCGGTCGTGGGGTTCGTCGACGCCGGCCAGTATTTCGTCTTCGAGAACCCGCAGCAGACGACGCGCGTGATTCGGGACTTTCTCTTGAAGTAGCCGTGCTCAGCAGCCGTCGGCGCCGACCCCAATCGGCAGTACGCAGCGCACGAAGACAGAGACGCCGACACCGGGCCCGCCGGGGATCGTCGCTTTCGCCACCACCTGTGGGAGAAATTCTGCACGGATCATCGTGGCGCGCTCCTGAACCTCCTCGGTTGGAAGGCTGCAGAAGTCGGCGCAGGGATCTTCGCCCGCCGCGGCGGCACAACTCGCCGCGAAGGCCAGCGTGTAGACGGGGGATCGCTCCTCGAGGGAGTAGAAGAGCACCATTGCGATCGCGGCGGTGGTCCCAAACATCTCGATCGTGCGCAAGGATGTCCTCCCGACGGCGGTCGAGCTCAACCGGCGCGAACAGCGATTGGCTTGCCTCCCGCAGGCCTTCTGGGTGTATTGCCCGGGTGTCCATCGAGGTGCGTCCACTTTCGGCTCTGATCGGGGCCGAGGTCCTGGGAGTCGATCTTCGCGCGCCGCTCGCCGCAGCGGACGTCTCGGCGATCGAGACCGCATTGCTCGACCACCTCGTCGTGTTCTTCCGTGGGCAGGACGTCACACCCAAACAGCAGATCGCATTCGCGCGTCAGTTCGGCGAGATCAGCATTCCGCCGATTACCCCGAAGTACGGCACCGACCCGGAACTCGTGGTGCTCGATCAGGTCTCGCCGAAGGGGGAGGGCGCAGACGCCTGGCACAGCGACAACACGTTCATGGCCGAGCCGCCGATGGGTTCGATCCTCAAGGCGGTTCAGTTGCCCGCGGTCGGCGGCGATACGTGCTTTGCGAGTATGTACGCAGCGTACGAGGCGCTCTCTCTTCCGGTTCGGGCGCTGGTGGATGAGCTCCGCGCCGTGCACGATCTCACCCGGCCTCTCCAGAAAGCGATTGCGGCGGGTCACAGCACTGCGGATCTCGGCGAGCTGCAGAAGAAGTGGCCTCCGGTCGAACATCCGGTCGCGCGCACGCACCCGCAAACCAGCCGGAAGGCGCTGTACGTGAATCGAAATTCGACGACGCACCTCGTCGGCTTGTCGGAGCGCGAAAACGAAGTCCTGCTTCCGTTCCTAGTCGATCATGTGCGGTCGCCACAGTTCCAGTGTCGCTTCCACTGGGACGTCGGTTCGATTGCGTTCTGGGACAATCGATCGGTCCAACACTACGCGGTACCGGACTACACCGAGCGTCGAGTGATGCACCGCGTGACCTTGTCGGGTGACGCACCTCGTTGAGCCTAGAGAATGAGCAACCATGAGAGATGGATTCAAAGTATTCGATGCCGATGCCCCCGTCGTCGAAAGTCTGAAAGCGCTCTACGGCCGCCGACAGGAAGCCGTGAGGTGGACGACGGAGGCGATGATCGCGGGCGGCGTGTTCGAACGATT contains:
- a CDS encoding UbiA family prenyltransferase — translated: MPVDVRTLLAICRVSNLPTVWMNVLAAALLAQASPPASAVLFLMAVLSCSYCGGMVLNDYFDREHDARDQPFRPIPSGRIRKGQARRLGTGLLAMGLGLMVFAPNPTAMVPATALLAAIYVYDRWHKDLSASVFLMAATRTLVFVITGWALTGGVSGLVLFAGAVSFVWTLSVTVVARQENARGERFGFPVIPWMIAGMALVDGILLAIFVGPGWLAVGVATMFLTRFGQQYVRGD
- a CDS encoding carbonic anhydrase; protein product: MADCPTPLSRMDSRLATEAIFDSGLGDLFNIRIAGNVVSDQGHGPPCDNLGAIVEPIAVSVRAETETSSDRVGANEAFVRKVTVMNVRRSMEQVRERSGTLRKLIDEGKIQLVGGIYDVSTRKVEFLDPA
- a CDS encoding alpha/beta hydrolase, whose protein sequence is MADLLHRELPARLNGHGQEIGKGNGHSAALSTRLVPMIQNAMPLLGVGRPSPNEDGDVEILGTTRALHRFVEAPGDSGTIAWHFVEAGEGEPVVLLHGLPGSWFTWHRQIDDLARDHRVLAIDLKGYGQSQKTPGDYRPEGVAEQLVALFDVLGLDRVNLVAHDQGAVVADYLGAAHPFRVRRYVRGQQHLYHFNESLAQQQKLFADPVRGQILRAPALLVAALFAERSHHPVPSEDLRRTAREWSYPGIGTAVARYFQASSARQEWVDRRTRLMSDWRFPVLVLQGEHDPRQPREFYEDIEGTMPDAVVGFVDAGQYFVFENPQQTTRVIRDFLLK
- a CDS encoding TauD/TfdA family dioxygenase; translation: MRPLSALIGAEVLGVDLRAPLAAADVSAIETALLDHLVVFFRGQDVTPKQQIAFARQFGEISIPPITPKYGTDPELVVLDQVSPKGEGADAWHSDNTFMAEPPMGSILKAVQLPAVGGDTCFASMYAAYEALSLPVRALVDELRAVHDLTRPLQKAIAAGHSTADLGELQKKWPPVEHPVARTHPQTSRKALYVNRNSTTHLVGLSERENEVLLPFLVDHVRSPQFQCRFHWDVGSIAFWDNRSVQHYAVPDYTERRVMHRVTLSGDAPR